From the Lolium rigidum isolate FL_2022 chromosome 2, APGP_CSIRO_Lrig_0.1, whole genome shotgun sequence genome, one window contains:
- the LOC124691737 gene encoding L-arabinokinase-like, with protein MVNRPEEAGAPAQRLVFAYYITGHGFGHATRALEVVRHLIGAGHDVHVVTAAPEFVFTTEIDSPSLHIRRVLLDCGAVQADALTVDRLASLEKYHQTAVVPREAILRTEVEWLTSIKADLVVSDVVPVACRAAADAGIRSVCVTNFSWDFIYAEYVVAAGHHHRSIVWQIAEDYSHCEFLLRLPGYCPMPAFRDVIDVPLVVRRLHKSRSEVRKELGIADDVKVVIFNFGGQPAGWKLKKEWLPDGWLCLVCGASDTQELPPNYIKLAKDAYTPDLMAASDCMLGKIGYGTVSEALAYKLPFVFVRRDYFNEEPFLRNMLEHYQCGIEMIRRDLLTGHWKPYLLRALTLKPCYDGQINGGEVAANILQDTAVGKKYITGKLSGARRLRDAIVLGYQLQRAPGRDVGIPEWYSLSEKEIGVRPAVAPGINGNAESSFEDFEILHGDMQGLTDTMAFLTSLSGLVGNDPRSPEKQSRERTAASVLFDLEEEIYVARAPGRLDVMGGIADYSGSLVLQMPIREACHVAIQRTNPIKQKLWKHAQARQLANGAVPVVQIVSFGSELSNRAPTFDMDLSDFMDGDKPISYDKAKEYFSQDPSQKWAAYVAGTILVLMTELGVRFTDSLSILVSSSVPEGKGVSSSASVEVATMSAIAAVYGLNIAPRDLAILCQKVENHIVGAPCGVMDQMTSACGEANKLLAMVCQPAEVKELVSIPTHIRFWGLDSGIRHSVGGTDYGSVRVGTYMGRKMLKCAASDLLSQSFPSTTTQSCAASEEYEKYGAELLKSEASLQYLCNLPPHRYEAAYAKDIPEVITGDEFLEKYGDHNDAVTVVDPKRSYSVKAPTRHPIYENFRVEAFKALLTAAKTDEQLSALGELMYQCHYSYNACGLGSDGTDRLVNLVQEIQHRKTSSQNGGPSLFGAKITGGGSGGSVCVIGKNCLKSSEEIFEIQKRYKAATGYLPIVFEGSSPGAGKFGYLKIRWRST; from the exons ATGGTGAATCGGCCCGAGGAGGCGGGCGCGCCGGCGCAGCGGCTCGTCTTCGCCTACTACATCACCGGCCACGGCTTCGGCCACGCCACCCGCGCCCTCGAG GTGGTGCGGCACCTGATCGGCGCGGGGCACGACGTGCACGTGGTCACGGCGGCGCCGGAGTTCGTCTTCACCACCGAGATCGACTCCCCGAGTCTCCACATCCGACGGGTCCTGCTCGACTGCGGCGCTGTGCAGGCCGACGCGCTCACCGTCGACAGACTGGCGTCGCTCGAGAAG TACCATCAGACGGCCGTGGTGCCCCGCGAGGCCATCCTCAGGACTGAAGTGGAATGGCTCACCTCAATCAAGGCCGACCTAGTG GTTTCCGACGTCGTCCCGGTGGCCTGTAGGGCGGCTGCAGATGCTGGCATCCGCTCCGTCTGCGTCACCAACTTCAG TTGGGACTTCATTTATGCAGAGTACGTGGTAGCAGCTGGACATCACCATCGCTCAATTGTGTGGCAG ATAGCAGAGGATTACTCACATTGTGAGTTCTTACTACGACTCCCTGGATACTGCCCTA TGCCTGCTTTCCGTGATGTCATTGATGTGCCTCTTGTGGTGAGAAGATTACACAAATCTAGATCCGAG GTGAGAAAGGAACTAGGAATAGCAGATGATGTTAAGGTGGTCATTTTCAACTTTGGAGGACAG CCGGCAGGATGGAAACTGAAGAAAGAATGGTTGCCTGATGGTTGGCTTTGTTTG GTATGTGGTGCATCTGATACTCAAGAGCTTCCTCCAAATTACATCAAGCTTGCAAAGGATGCCTACACACCTGATTTAATGGCAGCATCTGATTGCATGCTTG GAAAAATTGGATATGGTACCGTGAGTGAGGCTTTGGCGTACAAGCTGCCATTTGTATTTGTCCGTAGAGATTATTTCAACGAGGAGCCTTTTTTGCGCAACATGCTCGAG CATTATCAATGTGGAATTGAGATGATACGGAGGGATTTACTTACCGGTCATTGGAAACCTTATCTGCTGCGAGCCTTAACACTTAAACCCTGCTATGATGGTCAAATAAATGGTGGTGAG GTGGCTGCAAATATCCTCCAGGATACTGCTGTTGGGAAGAAGTATATTACCGGGAAG TTGAGCGGGGCAAGACGATTACGTGATGCCATAGTGCTAGGCTACCAACTACAGAGGGCTCCAGGGAGGGATGTAGGAATTCCTGAATGGTATTCTCTCTCTGAGAAAGAAATCGGTGTTCGCCCAGCAGTAGCACCCGGGATTAATGGAAATGCAGAATC ATCTTTTGAGGACTTTGAGATACTCCATGGGGACATGCAAGGATTAACTGATACTATGGCTTTCTTGACGAGTTTATCTGGACTTGTTGGAAATGATCCAAGGAGCCCTGAGAAGCAATCCCGAGAGAGGACTGCTGCTTCTGTACTCTTTGACTTGGAG GAGGAAATATATGTTGCAAGAGCACCTGGGCGATTAGATGTCATGGGTGGTATTGCAGATTATTCAGGAAGTCTTGTATTGCAG ATGCCCATTAGAGAGGCCTGTCATGTTGCTATTCAGAGAACCAATCCTATCAAGCAGAAGCTATGGAAGCATGCTCAAGCTAGACAGCTAGCAAATGGAGCAGTGCCAGTGGTGCAAATT GTGTCTTTTGGGTCTGAATTGAGCAATCGTGCACCAACCTTCGATATGGACCTATCTGATTTCATGGATGGCGACAAACCGATATCCTATGATAAGGCCAAAGAATATTTCTCCCAGGACCCATCCCAAAA ATGGGCTGCCTATGTTGCTGGAACAATTCTTGTGTTGATGACTGAATTAGGTGTTCGGTTCACAGACAGCTTGAGCATTTTG GTATCTTCTTCTGTTCCTGAAGGCAAAGGTGTCTCTTCTTCTGCATCAGTGGAGGTTGCTACCATGTCTGCTATTGCTGCGGTCTATG GTTTAAATATTGCTCCAAGGGATCTTGCTATACTCTGTCAAAAG GTTGAGAATCACATTGTTGGAGCTCCTTGTGGTGTAATGGACCAAATGACATCTGCTTGCGGAGAAGCCAATAAACTTCTTGCAATGGTTTGCCAG CCTGCAGAAGTGAAAGAATTGGTTAGCATTCCAACCCATATACGATTTTGGGGTCTTGACTCTGGGATACGGCATAG TGTTGGTGGGACTGATTACGGATCTGTGAGGGTAGGCACATATATGGGACGCAAGATGCTTAAGTGTGCTGCATCTGACCTACTTTCTCAGTCCTTTCCATCTACTACTACGCAATCGTGCGCCGCTTCTGAAGAATATGAAAAATATGGTGCGGAGCTTCTGAAATCTGAAGCTTCGCTGCAGTATTTGTGCAACCTACCACCTCATAG ATATGAAGCTGCCTATGCAAAAGATATTCCTGaggtcattactggtgatgagttTTTGGAGAAATATGGAGATCATAACGATGCAGTAACAGTTGTTGACCCAAAAAGATCTTACAGTGTGAAGGCTCCTACTAGACATCCCATATACGAGAACTTCCGTGTTGAG GCATTCAAAGCATTGTTAACAGCAGCCAAAACAGACGAGCAACTTTCAGCCCTTGGAGAACTTATGTATCAG TGCCATTACAGCTACAATGCTTGTGGCCTTGGTTCGGATGGGACTGACAGGCTAGTGAATCTAGTTCAAGAAATTCAGCACAGGAAGACAAGCTCGCAAAATGGAGGTCCTAGTCTGTTCGGTGCAAAGATCACAGGTGGAGGTTCTGGTGGTTCGGTTTGTGTGATTGGTAAAAATTGCCTGAAAAGCAGTGAAGAGATTTTTGAG ATTCAGAAAAGATACAAAGCAGCTACCGGCTACCTACCGATTGTTTTCGAGGGTTCATCTCCTGGTGCTGGCAAATTTGGATATCTGAAGATTCGCTGGCGGTCCACTTAA